The DNA sequence GGTTCTTGACTTGAGCTCCACCTTCGAGTTGACTCAGCCTGCCTTGCCTCATTGCCACCCTGGCTCACCGCAAGCAAATGAAAGTCTGAGTCCAGGTTGTTTGATCCATCGTTCGGCGACCCGAGTCGAATGTCCTCTGGCATCTCCAGCTGCATCAGCTCGCTGGGCTCTGCCACCGTTGATGGTCTCAAAGTTTGGCAGGCAATACCGTCTCCAGTTTCATCTTCGGAACCGGATTCCACCTCGtcctcttcttcctcctcctcttcctcttcaataTCCTCATCCATGTCATCATTTAGGTTGCACTTGGCGGCAGGTGGGTCCACCATGGTGTACATGACTGTGGGGATGTGGTCGGAGGAGGTAGGGTTGGAGGTTGAGTGCTCCGATAGGGCAGGCTTTGGCCTGAGAGGGATGAGATGGTCTATGAAAAAAGTCTTCACGTGTTGGATGAAGCTAAGATCTTCTTGAACCTAAgcaacaaaaattaacatatataagaCAAAAGGCACGGTGATTAGGTTAGGTTCACATTGCTACATAtccttagggtttagggttttaggATTCACGAGGTGATCAAAGTGAGGACTAGTTGGTTACCTTATCTGTTGTCCCAAATTCAACGACGCCATCCAATAAAGGAATGCACACCACGGTCTGCAATTCGTATGGCACAAATCACAAATCcatcattttatataaaaataaaatatttatttattattttgataattcttTTCTGTCTTATATTAGCTAAACTTGAATGGATTTTAAAagaaatgtgtaaaaaaaaaaacaccaatgaaaaagaaagaatggtTGGTTACCTGTATACGAGCACTCTAGCCGTGGAAAATGTTGCAACAGGAAACCACAGGGAATACAAGttagtaaataaattaatcaacaaTTAACCTTCATGTCAGTTAATAAATCCAAAAGAAAAACCACCTTTTGTAACTTCCTTTACATGTGAAAATTTTCAGATCAATTCCTttgaataatcaaaatattttatttcacataaataattttttacgtgTTTACACTTGTTTTTACGTGTAAGAAGTTATTgagtgaatatatttttttaattacaaaaattatacgTAAATGTAACTGAAAAAACACCTTGGCTAGAATAGCTCGTGAAAATGTTTTGCTGTCCACCTCGTTTGCACCAGTGAGCCATAGATGCTGCCTCCTGGCATATGCCTTTCCAGGCAACCTTGTGGTGAAATTCAGTAAAATGTgtcaaacacaaaaaaatccAATCATTTTCGCAAATCCTATGCTGCAATAACTAAACTACTACAAGTACTATTGAAATCAAACTAGAATTAAAAATTGCCTCTATCGCAACATTATTTGCACCAAGAGTATCTTAGCGGCTCTCTTGACACACTTATTTGTAACCTAAGTAATTTCATTGTAAATTTTACTCTTTTACACACTTTATCATTTCACCaaggattatttatttttaaaaattcaatactTAAACTATCAAAactattaaattgtttttttttaaaccaaaaataaagaaacaattatTAAAAGTATGTTACCAAAATTTCCGATAATTGTATAAAATCTAAGCAATCACAAATAATGATTTGCTTCGTGCAGACAGATGAAGATCCTGATATGTTAAAAAGGAACACAATAATGTCCTATTATAATATtagacaaagataaaaaaaaaaaaaaaacaattatagtgATATCTACAATTGTCTATATGTAGTTCActcatttagtttttatatatttctctcGTATAAGATATACTTCCTGCGGTCAAATTAAACTCTTGATGTTTTagcttcttcttattttctttttcttttaaaattttgatgtttTAAAGATTCTGAgtcttaataattattttcttccaCGTTATATCTCTATTTGACATAGCCTagatttaaaaattactctcatcataaacattaaatgaagatattttaaattaaatacgtAGCTTgtgaataatattaaatatttcttaaattgTGCACAGTAACTTTAAATATCATAAGTTTTGGTTCAGAGAAAGTATAACATTGTTACGTTAacatgaaataatttaaatccCACATAATCCGATAGTGCCATTAAGTTATTGCACTATTATTACATTCCTAATATAGTCCTACTCCACTAAGCTCTACTAAACTTTTTATTTGTCCTTCTCCCAACAATAGCGTCTCttacagaatatatatatagataagcAACGCTATCATTTATagctttgtgtgtgtgtgtatagaCCAGCCTAAATTCACAGCCTACCCTTGCATAATTGACAACTAAATAGCTTGCTGCAATATTTGGTAGGAACATGCACCCATCTTATATCAGGACCAATTGATGTTGTATATCCCCTTGATGGGTGCGAAAACGGTATCATCAATTTGGGAGAAACTAGGAAGCTATAGACGAAACATCAATCAACCAAAAACGGATTTCTAAAGGTGTCCCTGGGTTTGATTTGAgtgtttattttgaaaataatttttattttaaaacttttaagatttagaaaataaatataaaaaaatactctaaAATGTTAtcgtatttttatttcttaaaaaaaataaaaatgttaatttgttattttcagttttagacctattttttaaaatatgttcggagaaaatattttctaaattttaagcaaacatatttcacttttatttaaaaataaaaacagaaaataatcaAGTCACCTAGTATTTATTTTtcccaaatgaaaatattatggCGAAAAAAGTTTGATCCTAgaggagggagaaggaaaggAAGATGGAACTGTGATTGCGAAAGCTTCCGAATGCAGGATGCTAGCAAGCAGTAGTGGCATTTTTTTGCAGCTATATTTGCTATAAGTTTTGAAGGCATTAATTTGTCTAGTTTCTCAAAATAGGCAATTCCATCTAGCAGCACTTTTCTTCATGCATATAATTAATGCGCAACTAAATACTTGACCAGCTCAGCAAATTCTATTTTGACAGAATGGCCTGATATATTCCCCAACACATTCTAACATAACTCTCAATATAAATGTTGTCAGTTTGACAGATTTACGTAATTTAACTGCGCTTCATTTACTCCTGGAAGAAGAATATGAGAAACACTCGAATCTTGGAAGAAGAAGTTTAAGTCCCTCTGCTACCTTTTGGCAGAGACAAATTGATGCCATATATACGTGAAAAACTTCCAACAGAGTGAAATTGCGAAATGTTTTACCGTCTGTTGTCAACAAATTCCTTTCAATATAGAATCCACACTAAAACGTCCTTTTTAGTAACatctcttttataaaatattttgaataaaaacttttttattgatTCAAATGTGTTAGGatttattaaaagattttattgaaGGACACGAGTattaattcttatttatttattaaaatattttattcacaaatttgtaaatttaaataaatttctgtAAATAATAGAGAGGGTATTAAAGAAAATGTTATCAGcattttttttcagtttgtATATATATCTTGCTTCCTACCGACACTTCATAAATTAGAAGCTACTCATATTGCATTTAAACTACACTCACTGAAGCCTCTGCGCCAGTCTGCATGCCTCACCAAAATGCACTTCTCACTGAGGGAAATTGCATTGATAACTTCTAGCCAAAGCTCTTTATGAGAAAATGATTTAACGTCTTTAATTTTCTCTAAACAAAGTAAGAAAGGCGCTTGTTTGCAAAAGCTAAGTTAGCACAAATGGAAAGGTATTAAATTTTTTCAGCTGCTATATATTGTTGCATTTAAATTCACAAGTCACGTTAGCTAGCCTCTCCCTTTCTCTTTCACTAAGGGGGACTCTAATATTTCTATCCACCCTTTGCTAAAGCTACCGTTCCACTTACCTTCAAAGGGAAACTTGAATTATGGACTGAAACTATACATATCTAGAAAAATGGCCTATCAGAAAGAAAAATTCATGGCATCGAATATAgttcatatttaaaaagaagTCTTAAAGAACCAATAAAGTTAAAGTTAAATTAGATTTCTAAGTAAAGACAATAAAAGCTTTATGAGAAATAATGAATCATGACTTACCCAACACCAGGAGGAAAGGAGAATGAGACACACATCAAATAGAACCATTCAGATTCTGTTAAGTCCTCCGGCGACAAGGCAGCACAAGGCCGGCGAGTCGGCGGATTTGTCTCTCCGACGGACAATGATTCATAAAGTTCTCTAAGTTGCTGACTTCTTTGGAGAGAAGCCTCCTCAGCACTCACCTCCATTGGTTGCACCGTCTTCCGTGTCTTAATTGCTCCATTGTAGTAACCATCACCCCAAACCAGAATCCTAAATCAATATAACATATAATTATATGaccttaaaatttaatttgttacaaGTGTCACTCTCACACTCATAGGCATACATGTGTCGGTTACAGAAACTAATTAGGAAACATTAATTAGAagagtaattaattaatgaatcaTTATCATATGAGACAACTTGTGTGTATAAAGTGAACTAATAACTACTAAACGTACACTTGCTGTGGACAAAGTTGCCAGAAGAGGCTGTAAGTCCAGTGAACAGATTGCACCGCAGCCTGCAACATGCTTTGAAGGCCAGTGTCTAGTGGCGCAGTCATTGTTTTCCCAACAGGGTTTTTGAAACAGCAGGCTTTCGGTTACTCCTCTGGAACCATATCTATCTTCCTTCAAAATACTTACCCAGAAGTGGGAAAAAAAATTGGCTTCTGAGTTTTGGTGAAGTGTAAATAGGCAATGAAAATGAGTGTTGGCGTGGATCTGAGCCGAAAATCAAACCTTTTATTTATTCccaatgaaaaagaagagagaaaataaggcAAAGGGAACTTCCaaggagagaagagaagagaaggtaaagaaattAAGTATAGACCTGCAGATGTGTGTGTGTTGCGTATAGGAGAGAAA is a window from the Glycine max cultivar Williams 82 chromosome 2, Glycine_max_v4.0, whole genome shotgun sequence genome containing:
- the LOC100786815 gene encoding basic helix-loop-helix protein A, with product MTAPLDTGLQSMLQAAVQSVHWTYSLFWQLCPQQVILVWGDGYYNGAIKTRKTVQPMEVSAEEASLQRSQQLRELYESLSVGETNPPTRRPCAALSPEDLTESEWFYLMCVSFSFPPGVGLPGKAYARRQHLWLTGANEVDSKTFSRAILAKSARIQTVVCIPLLDGVVEFGTTDKVQEDLSFIQHVKTFFIDHLIPLRPKPALSEHSTSNPTSSDHIPTVMYTMVDPPAAKCNLNDDMDEDIEEEEEEEEEDEVESGSEDETGDGIACQTLRPSTVAEPSELMQLEMPEDIRLGSPNDGSNNLDSDFHLLAVSQGGNEARQAESTRRWSSSQEPMQVQLPTSALHPLEDLTQEDTHYSQTVSNILQNQTTRWLASPSSIGYNTYSTHSAFAKWSSRASHHFHPAADGTSQWLLKYILFTVPHLHAKNPGESSPHTAADTKLRGKGTPQDELSANHVLAERRRREKLNERFIILRSLVPFVTKMDKASILGDTIEYVKQLRRKIQELEARNRLTEERSKLPEVAVQRTSSSSSKEQQRSGVTMMEKRKVRIVEGVAAKAKAVEVEATTSVQVSIIESDALLEIECRHREGLLLDVMQMLREVRIEVIGVQSSLNNGVFVAELRAKVKEHANGKKVSIVEVKRALNQIIPHAVD